A window from Cryptomeria japonica chromosome 1, Sugi_1.0, whole genome shotgun sequence encodes these proteins:
- the LOC131056756 gene encoding mitogen-activated protein kinase kinase kinase 20 yields MRNEKETKEGEDWIRGGIIGAGASGTVSLGISKPNAHLFAVKTSSTCTSSLENEYNLLKSLDSPYVVQCLGKEYSIQNGVGVYNLFMEYMPGGSIGDLLTKFGGKLDEAVIRSYTRGILLGIQYLHRQGIVHCDIKGKNVLVGSKGVKLADLGSAKRISGKEEEGWNLRGTPLWMAPEVVNQVEQGPASDIWSLGCTVVEMATGKPPWGSSLHPLAAMYRIGFTEELPEMPQSLSPQGQDFVEKCLRRDPGQRWTSEQLLGHPFLSQEESPVIKEGLLRAPETPIRPFDLKDSESCSSDDYPCVPILKLPLTVSTAEMGACDGEEKEAYQKIPSPRDRIQQLAVGGEFERVVEKDDDWFGSPLTGQWIVVRSPKHKESITDGHVQQSSNGFLSNGISSVQPEAVCSPIADSGDCAKVPSSESQLDGLSCSRMEEQIDCAVCKAECPNHFQKDNFKSMDISNSGSWNTESIMFETDTSSKQGFTNSQISANCRLSHIMFIQNHSTKLKKNGCLSCNSRVYSFDSTFNSKLFPFHFTRLTMTSQSSWIEKQLFPNICSNFPIQT; encoded by the coding sequence ATGAGGAATGAGAAGGAAACGAAGGAAGGAGAAGACTGGATTCGAGGAGGGATTATAGGAGCTGGGGCTTCTGGTACAGTCAGCCTGGGTATAAGCAAGCCTAATGCTCATCTCTTTGCTGTCAAGACCAGTAGCACTTGTACTTCTTCTCTGGAGAATGAATACAACCTCTTGAAATCCTTGGATTCTCCCTATGTTGTGCAGTGCCTGGGAAAGGAGTACAGCATTCAGAATGGTGTGGGTGTTTACAACTTGTTCATGGAGTACATGCCAGGGGGCAGTATTGGGGATCTATTGACTAAGTTTGGGGGAAAGTTGGATGAGGCAGTCATAAGATCCTACACCAGAGGCATCTTACTAGGCATCCAATATCTCCATAGACAGGGGATTGTTCACTGTGACATCAAGGGGAAGAATGTTCTTGTGGGTTCCAAGGGTGTGAAGCTTGCTGACCTTGGGTCTGCTAAGAGAATTAGTGGTAAAGAGGAAGAGGGTTGGAATTTGAGAGGTACCCCTCTTTGGATGGCTCCTGAGGTAGTGAACCAGGTGGAACAGGGGCCTGCTTCTGATATTTGGTCTCTGGGTTGTACTGTGGTGGAGATGGCCACTGGGAAGCCTCCCTGGGGCAGCTCTCTGCATCCCCTGGCTGCCATGTATAGGATTGGGTTCACAGAGGAGTTGCCTGAGATGCCCCAGTCTCTTTCACCTCAAGGCCAGGATTTTGTGGAGAAATGTTTGAGGAGGGATCCCGGGCAGAGGTGGACCAGTGAACAGCTATTAGGTCACCCTTTCCTCAGTCAGGAAGAATCCCCTGTCATAAAGGAGGGCCTTCTCAGGGCTCCTGAAACCCCAATCAGACCTTTTGATTTGAAAGATTCCGAGTCTTGTTCATCTGATGATTACCCTTGTGTTCCCATCTTGAAATTGCCTCTGACTGTTTCAACTGCAGAGATGGGTGCCTGTGATGGAGAAGAAAAAGAGGCCTACCAGAAGATTCCTTCTCCAAGAGATCGGATTCAGCAATTGGCAGTAGGAGGTGAATTTGAAAGAGTTGTAGAGAAGGATGATGATTGGTTTGGAAGCCCCCTGACTGGTCAGTGGATTGTTGTAAGGTCCCCCAAACACAAGGAATCCATCACAGACGGACACGTTCAACAGTCCAGCAATGGATTCCTTTCCAATGGGATTTCTTCTGTGCAGCCCGAAGCAGTTTGCAGCCCAATTGCAGACTCTGGTGATTGTGCCAAAGTACCCAGCTCAGAATCACAGCTTGATGGGTTATCTTGTAGCAGAATGGAGGAGCAAATTGACTGTGCAGTTTGTAAAGCTGAGTGTCCTAATCATTTTCAAAAAGATAACTTCAAGAGCATGGATATCAGTAACTCTGGCTCTTGGAACACAGAGTCTATCATGTTTGAGACTGATACATCATCCAAACAAGGGTTCACAAACAGTCAAATTTCAGCAAATTGCCGCCTCTCTCATATTATGTTCATTCAAAATCATTCCACCAAATTAAAGAAAAATGGTTGTTTAAGCTGCAATAGCAGAGTGTATTCATTTGATTCAACTTTTAATTCAAAATTATTCCCATTTCATTTTACTCGGCTAACAATGACTTCTCAGAGTTCTTGGATAGAAAAGCAGCTATTCCCAAACATTTGCTCAAATTTTCCCATACAAACATAA
- the LOC131858595 gene encoding uncharacterized protein LOC131858595 translates to MDWAKASQQNAAMLLLDFEKAYDRIEWKFVLMMLEAFGFPPFFCLAVQTLLKDACATVEVNGIPSPSFPLSRSIRQGCPLAPALFVIASEALFFILRDFSVSPNVRGICLPNNEELLNCQFADDTALFFILTENNFNALKGKLDLFCSTSGARISHAKSICLGWDEFPPEWFASSGFLWGGPSKIVKYLGIPFSVDPSLKNMWLWIKDKILNKLNKWHNRTLSLAGRIQVCQKILSSYSIYYSSAWLFSNYQIQEIQSAIRTFLWSDGKGVKKHHSVKWSWCHVDKILGGLGLKDLRIQGIALSSKWIFHSLEGNNPWKVLVRHNIERGFPRKAKFWKNLPLGDLLLGDFPITVQGSAVFKSIWKAWDIAKKHLSNKDSYYKDQLHGERSIWWNLIVHGKPLALSQGCSAKAWAMKGIQLFADLFESDHLLSWETIKNKFNIPDSQKKTYSMIQLAVRNIPTMCHVDSHRYLHCRWPNGVVLSKIKAKDIYAVLNQSHDIINHVNKVWYSSLDVKVWNKLFSLLWRMPIEPKINCFKWLVLLDKLPVKFCNSDSDLCSLCRLPETGRHILFDCLFAKEIWGMFGIFYPISASILDIITGHISGIPKDANMFWNMLSSNILWQLWKCGNEEKYQGKPRALTEFSRKLTHFKIFMQVQVSMIMERKKLKRFLKAGQATFYYYELKNGYMWRRTLEDLRAFESACNKLKEEIRKSANTRMDEIALLSQVQAHKSIIWMEGPLGWTAWVDNFWDAPL, encoded by the coding sequence ATGGATTGGGCTAAGGCTTCCCAACAGAACGCTGCTATGCTGCTTCTtgactttgagaaggcatatgatagaaTTGAATGGAAATTCGTCTTAATGATGTTGGAAGCCTTTGGATTCCCCCCTTTTTTTTGCCTTGCTGTTCAAACCCTCTTGAAGGACGCCTGTGCTACTGTTGAGGTCAATGGTATTCCCTCCCCCTCATTCCCCCTTAGTAGGTCTATCAGACAGGGGTGTCCGTTAGCCCCTGCGTTATTTGTCATTGCGTCTGAAGCTTTATTTTTTATCCTCAGAGATTTTTCTGTTTCCCCTAATGTCAGAGGTATCTGCCTTCCTAATAATGAAGAGCTCCTGAATTGTCAGTTTGCAGATGACACTGCTCTTTTCTTCATTCTTACTGAGAATAACTTCAATGCTCTTAAAGGTAAATTGGATCTCTTTTGTTCTACTTCGGGAGCTCGTATATCCCATGCCAAGTCAATATGTCTTGGTTGGGATGAGTTTCCTCCTGAGTGGTTTGCTAGTTCTGGCTTTTTATGGGGCGGCCCTAGTAAAATTGTGAAATATCTGGGGATACCCTTTTCTGTGGACCCCTCCCTCAAAAATATGTGGCTTTGGATCAAGGACAAGATCCTCAATAAGCTTAATAAATGGCACAATAGAACTCTTTCGCTAGCCGGTAGGATCCAAGTTTGCCAAAAAATATTATCATCATACAGTATATATTACTCGTCTGCTTGGTTGTTTAGCAACTACcaaattcaagaaattcaaagtgcTATTAGAactttcctttggtctgatggcaaaGGTGTTAAGAAGCATCATTCTGTTAAATGGTCCTGGTGTCATGTTGATAAGATTCTCGGGGGACTTGGCCTAAAGGATCTCAGAATTCAGGGTATCGCTCTCTCCTCTAAATGGATATTTCACTCCCTGGAAGGTAATAACCCTTGGAAGGTTCTTGTTAGACATAATATTGAGAGAGGGTTCCCCAGGAAGGctaaattttggaaaaatctccCGTTAGGTGATCTTCTTCTTGGTGACTTTCCTATCACTGTTCAAGGTTCGGCTGTGTTTAAGTCAATTTGGAAGGCTTGGGATATTGCTAAGAAACACTTATCTAATAAGGACAGTTATTATAAGGACCAACTGCATGGTGAAAGGTCTATTTGGTGGAATCTTATTGTTCATGGGAAGCCCCTTGCTCTTTCGCAAGGATGCTCTGCCAAGGCTTGGGCTATGAAAGGGATCCAGCTGTTCGCTGATCTCTTTGAGTCTGATCACCTTCTATCCTGGGAGACTATCAAAAACAAGTTTAACATACCTGATTCTCAAAAGAAGACATACAGTATGATTCAATTGGCCGTCAGAAACATTCCTACAATGTGCCATGTCGACTCTCATAGATATCTCCATTGCAGGTGGCCGAATGGTGTGGTCTTGTCAAAAATCAAAGCCAAGGATATTTATGCTGTTCTCAATCAGTCTCATGATATCATTAATCATGTTAACAAGGTTTGGTACTCTTCTTTAGATGTTAAAGTTTGGAACAAGCTGTTCTCTCTCTTATGGAGGATGCCTATTGAGCCAAAAATTAATTGTTTTAAATGGCTGGTTTTACTTGATAAGCTCCCCGTTAAATTTTGCAACTCTGACTCTGATTTGTGCTCATTGTGTAGACTCCCCGAAACTGGGAGGCATATTCTATTTGACTGTCTCTTTGCCAAAGAAATATGGGGCATGTTTGGAATTTTCTATCCGATTTCTGCTAGTATTCTTGATATTATCACTGGTCATATTTCTGGTATTCCTAAAGATGCTAATATGTTCTGGAACAtgctttcttctaatattttgtggCAGCTTTGGAAGTGCGGGAATGAGGAGAAATACCAAGGTAAGCCAAGGGCTCTTACGGAGTTTTCCAGGAAACTCACACACTTTAAAATTTTCATGCAGGTTCAGGTTTCTATGATTATGGAGAGGAAGAAGTTGAAAAGGTTTCTCAAGGCGGGACAGGCTACGTTCTATTACTATGAGCTAAAGAATGGTTATATGTGGCGAAGAACCCTTGAAGACTTACGGGCTTTTGAAAGTGCGTGCAATAAACTCAAGGAAGAAATCAGAAAGAGTGCTAATACGAGGATGGACGAGATTGCTTTACTCTCCCAGGTGCAAGCTCACAAAAGTATAATCTGGATGGAAGGCCCTCTCGGTTGGACTGCCTGGGTGGACAATTTCTGGGATGCTCCTCTTTAA